A region from the Streptomyces lydicus genome encodes:
- a CDS encoding response regulator transcription factor encodes MTHSVLLAEDDRPIRTALERALTLEGYQVIAVADGIQALAAAHRERPDVILLDVMMPGIDGLQVCQVLRAEQDRTPILMLTARVETADRIAGLDAGADDYVVKPFEVEEVFARLRALLRRTTAGPAADGSGAGAGSAATDETEGAGEAYEARAADSGVVEAADLRIDGPSRRAWRGERELELTRTEFELLELLARNAGIVLDHSTIYDRIWGYDFGPGSKNLAVYVGYLRRKVDVPGSRPLIHTVRGVGYVLRED; translated from the coding sequence GTGACCCATTCCGTACTGCTGGCCGAGGACGACCGCCCCATCCGCACCGCGCTGGAGCGCGCCCTGACCCTGGAGGGATACCAGGTCATCGCCGTCGCCGACGGGATTCAGGCGCTCGCCGCCGCGCACCGCGAGCGGCCCGATGTGATCCTGCTGGACGTGATGATGCCGGGGATCGACGGACTCCAGGTGTGCCAGGTGCTGCGGGCCGAGCAGGACCGCACCCCGATCCTGATGCTCACCGCCCGGGTCGAGACCGCGGACCGGATCGCCGGCCTGGACGCCGGTGCGGACGACTACGTGGTCAAGCCGTTCGAGGTCGAGGAGGTCTTCGCCCGGCTGCGGGCGCTGCTGCGGCGGACGACGGCGGGACCGGCGGCGGACGGGAGCGGCGCGGGTGCCGGTTCTGCCGCGACGGACGAGACCGAGGGGGCCGGGGAGGCGTACGAGGCGCGGGCGGCGGACAGCGGTGTGGTCGAGGCGGCGGATCTGCGGATCGACGGGCCCTCGCGCCGCGCCTGGCGCGGAGAGCGGGAGCTGGAGCTGACCCGGACCGAGTTCGAGCTGCTGGAGCTGCTGGCCCGCAACGCCGGAATCGTCCTGGACCATTCGACGATCTACGACCGGATCTGGGGCTACGACTTCGGTCCCGGCTCGAAGAACCTCGCGGTGTACGTGGGCTATCTGCGGCGCAAGGTCGATGTCCCCGGCAGCCGCCCGCTGATCCACACGGTGCGTGGCGTCGGTTACGTGCTGCGGGAGGACTGA
- a CDS encoding cytochrome c biogenesis CcdA family protein, with protein MNDIGYLAAFLGGALALLSPCSALLLPAFFAYSLSTPGRLVARTGVFYLGLATTLVPLGAASTAASRLFNGHRDLLIAVGGWVVIAMGLAQILGLGFASRRAQAAAARITPRSAVSTFLLGCVYGLAGFCAGPILGAVLTVTAVSGSPAYGASMLAVYALGMALPLFVLALLWERCKLGTRGWLRGREFSLGKLRLHTTSVLSGVFFIGIGVLFLRFNGTSALPGILDADDEFRAEEWAARIGNAVPDYALIAVAALIVAAVLGRIALRPEKKPRGEAERPADGADEAERPREGAG; from the coding sequence ATGAACGACATCGGCTACCTCGCGGCGTTCCTGGGCGGTGCGCTGGCGCTGCTCAGCCCGTGCAGCGCGCTGCTGCTGCCCGCGTTCTTCGCCTACTCGCTCTCGACGCCCGGCCGACTGGTGGCCCGTACCGGGGTGTTCTACCTGGGGCTGGCCACCACGCTGGTGCCGCTCGGCGCGGCCAGCACGGCGGCCAGCCGGCTGTTCAACGGCCACCGCGATCTGCTGATCGCCGTCGGCGGCTGGGTCGTCATCGCGATGGGGCTGGCCCAGATCCTCGGCCTGGGCTTCGCCTCCCGGCGCGCCCAGGCGGCCGCGGCGAGGATCACCCCGCGCTCCGCCGTCTCCACCTTTCTGCTCGGCTGTGTCTACGGGCTCGCCGGATTCTGTGCGGGCCCGATCCTCGGCGCGGTGCTGACGGTGACGGCGGTCAGCGGCTCACCCGCGTACGGCGCCTCGATGCTCGCCGTCTACGCGCTGGGCATGGCGCTGCCGCTGTTCGTGCTGGCGCTGTTGTGGGAGCGCTGCAAACTCGGCACCCGGGGGTGGCTGCGGGGCCGGGAATTCAGCCTCGGAAAGCTGCGGCTGCACACCACCTCGGTGCTGTCCGGGGTGTTCTTCATCGGTATCGGCGTGCTGTTCCTGCGTTTCAACGGAACCAGTGCGCTGCCCGGAATTCTCGATGCGGATGACGAATTCCGGGCCGAGGAATGGGCGGCGCGGATCGGGAACGCCGTACCGGACTATGCGCTGATCGCGGTGGCCGCGCTGATCGTCGCCGCGGTGCTCGGCCGTATCGCGCTCCGGCCGGAGAAGAAGCCGCGGGGCGAAGCCGAGCGGCCGGCGGACGGGGCGGACGAGGCGGAACGGCCGCGGGAAGGGGCCGGATAG
- a CDS encoding sensor histidine kinase, whose amino-acid sequence MPRARDRSGAGPRTGPGRRLWTRLRARLRAWVRSCRRGGSAAWLRTRKPASLRTAVAVAFATGTAAVTVLVGFLSYDAAARLVRVDERSVFSQVVRDLRTQVQEKPFEPTDYTTVDPDHDGPRDDLTRPTRTDVQILGADGRIVEAGRPALPAGAGERRVAGDVRAGHLAEREAEIGDEEYHVATVALGGGRGAVQVAQKFSETEDLLSALQQRTALLAAAVIALSGAGGWWLARRITGRLVRLTSVAENVAEHGRLDVPVPVAGRDEVARLGRAFDDMLGRLASAVQDQQRLVQDAGHELRTPLTSLRTNISLLKRFDELPPDARDELLADLAGEARELSDLVNELVDLAAGQRDDDPLSEVSLAEVAEKAAASARRRTGREITVRTVRPAVVEGRSAALHRALTNLLENAAKFDAGGTEPIEVLVTGARIEVLDRGPGIADADLTRVFDRFYRSAAARGLPGSGLGLAIVREIATAHGGHAFAARRSGGGAILGFTVGRGPGV is encoded by the coding sequence ATGCCCCGGGCCCGCGACCGGTCCGGCGCCGGGCCCCGCACCGGGCCCGGCCGCCGGCTGTGGACACGGCTGCGCGCCCGGCTGCGGGCCTGGGTGCGCTCCTGCCGCAGGGGCGGGTCGGCCGCCTGGCTGCGCACCCGTAAACCCGCCAGTCTGCGCACCGCCGTCGCGGTGGCGTTCGCCACGGGGACGGCCGCGGTGACCGTCCTGGTGGGATTCCTCAGCTACGACGCGGCGGCCCGGCTGGTGCGGGTCGACGAGAGGTCGGTGTTCTCGCAGGTCGTACGGGATTTGCGGACCCAGGTCCAGGAGAAGCCGTTCGAGCCCACCGACTACACGACCGTCGACCCCGACCACGACGGGCCGCGCGACGACCTCACCCGGCCCACCCGTACCGATGTGCAGATCCTGGGCGCCGACGGCCGGATCGTGGAGGCGGGGCGCCCGGCCCTCCCGGCCGGTGCCGGGGAACGCCGGGTCGCCGGTGACGTGCGCGCCGGCCACCTCGCCGAGCGGGAAGCGGAGATCGGCGACGAGGAGTACCACGTCGCGACCGTGGCGCTCGGCGGCGGCCGCGGTGCCGTACAGGTCGCGCAGAAGTTCAGCGAGACCGAGGATCTGCTCTCCGCGCTCCAGCAGCGCACCGCCCTGCTGGCCGCCGCGGTCATCGCGCTGTCCGGCGCGGGCGGCTGGTGGCTGGCGCGCCGGATCACCGGCCGGCTGGTGCGGCTGACCTCGGTCGCCGAGAACGTGGCGGAGCACGGACGGCTGGACGTCCCGGTCCCGGTGGCGGGGCGGGACGAGGTCGCCCGGCTCGGGCGGGCCTTCGACGACATGCTCGGCCGGCTGGCCAGCGCCGTCCAGGACCAGCAGCGCCTGGTCCAGGACGCCGGCCACGAGCTGCGCACCCCGCTGACCTCGCTCCGTACGAATATCTCGCTGCTGAAGCGGTTCGACGAACTGCCGCCGGACGCCCGCGACGAGCTGCTGGCCGACCTTGCGGGCGAGGCGAGGGAACTCAGCGATCTGGTCAACGAGCTGGTGGATCTGGCGGCCGGGCAGCGGGACGACGACCCGCTCTCGGAGGTGAGCCTGGCCGAGGTCGCCGAGAAGGCGGCCGCCTCGGCCAGGCGCCGCACCGGCCGGGAGATCACCGTACGGACCGTCCGCCCGGCGGTGGTCGAGGGCCGCTCCGCCGCGCTGCACCGCGCGCTCACCAACCTCCTGGAGAACGCCGCCAAATTCGACGCCGGCGGGACCGAGCCGATCGAGGTCCTCGTCACCGGAGCCCGCATCGAGGTCCTGGACCGCGGCCCCGGCATCGCGGACGCCGACCTCACCAGGGTCTTCGACCGCTTCTACCGCTCCGCGGCGGCCCGCGGCCTGCCGGGTTCCGGACTCGGCCTCGCCATCGTCCGCGAGATCGCCACCGCCCACGGCGGCCATGCGTTTGCCGCCCGGCGGTCGGGGGGTGGCGCGATTCTGGGCTTCACGGTGGGGCGGGGGCCGGGGGTTTAA
- a CDS encoding DedA family protein: MSAAAAFPQVTAVVQAVNVLDAGSLLAAFGALGVAVVLFAETGLLIGFFLPGDSLLFTAGLLCAPGTGGAVHLVLPQVLTAAAVGALAGSQTGYWIGRRGGRALLARSRARRLHEGAARAEEFLARYGHGKAIVLARFVPVVRTVLNPLAGALGVPASTFTRWQIAGGLLWTLGLTLAGYALGTSVPNVDRYLLPLVALVVLVSLAPLAVELVRSRRRPQTAPARPTPPPDA; this comes from the coding sequence ATGTCCGCAGCCGCCGCATTTCCGCAGGTGACAGCGGTCGTCCAGGCCGTGAACGTGCTCGATGCCGGCTCCCTGCTGGCCGCGTTCGGTGCGCTGGGTGTCGCCGTCGTGCTGTTCGCCGAGACCGGGCTGCTGATCGGCTTCTTCCTGCCCGGCGACTCCCTGCTGTTCACCGCCGGACTGCTGTGCGCCCCGGGCACCGGCGGCGCCGTCCATCTCGTACTGCCCCAGGTCCTCACGGCCGCCGCCGTCGGCGCGCTCGCCGGCTCCCAGACCGGCTACTGGATCGGCCGGCGCGGCGGCCGCGCCCTGCTGGCCCGCAGCCGCGCCCGCCGGCTGCACGAGGGCGCCGCCCGCGCCGAGGAGTTCCTCGCCCGCTACGGCCACGGCAAGGCCATCGTCCTCGCCCGCTTCGTCCCCGTCGTCCGCACCGTGCTGAACCCGCTGGCCGGCGCCCTGGGCGTGCCGGCCAGTACCTTCACCCGCTGGCAGATCGCCGGCGGCCTGCTCTGGACGCTCGGCCTCACCCTCGCCGGATACGCCCTGGGTACGTCGGTACCGAATGTCGACCGCTATCTGCTGCCGCTGGTCGCCCTGGTGGTGCTGGTGTCGCTGGCACCGCTCGCCGTCGAGCTGGTCCGCTCCCGCAGACGCCCGCAAACGGCCCCCGCCCGCCCGACACCGCCGCCGGACGCCTGA
- the nadE gene encoding ammonia-dependent NAD(+) synthetase gives MTDPASKALQQEIARDLQVTASFDAEQEIERRVAFLTERLTSTGLRSLVLGISGGIDSTTTGRLCQLAVERARAAGHEATFYAMRLPYGVQADEKDARRALEFIRPDRELTVDIRPASDAALQAAVDGGLVFRDAHHQDFVHGNIKARQRMIAQYAVAGAHGGLVVGTDHAAEAVSGFFTKFGDGAADVVPLTGLTKRRVRAVSAALGAPGELVHKVPTADLETLDPGKPDEDALGVSYDQIDDFLEGRAVDAAAAEAIVRRYRLTEHKRALPIAP, from the coding sequence GTGACCGACCCGGCGTCCAAGGCCCTGCAGCAGGAGATCGCCCGGGATCTCCAGGTGACCGCGTCCTTCGACGCCGAGCAGGAGATCGAGCGCCGGGTGGCCTTCCTCACGGAGCGGCTGACCTCCACGGGCCTGCGCTCGCTGGTCCTGGGGATCAGCGGCGGCATCGACTCCACGACCACGGGCCGGCTCTGCCAGCTCGCCGTGGAGCGGGCCCGCGCCGCCGGGCACGAGGCGACGTTCTACGCGATGCGGCTGCCGTACGGCGTCCAGGCGGACGAGAAGGACGCCCGGCGGGCGCTGGAGTTCATCCGCCCGGACCGGGAGCTGACCGTCGACATCCGCCCGGCGAGCGACGCGGCGCTGCAGGCCGCGGTGGACGGCGGGCTCGTCTTCCGTGACGCCCACCACCAGGACTTCGTCCACGGCAACATCAAGGCGCGCCAGCGCATGATCGCGCAGTACGCCGTCGCGGGCGCCCATGGCGGCCTGGTCGTGGGCACCGACCACGCGGCCGAGGCGGTCTCCGGCTTCTTCACGAAGTTCGGTGACGGCGCGGCCGATGTGGTGCCGCTCACCGGGCTGACCAAGCGCCGGGTGCGCGCGGTGTCGGCGGCGCTGGGCGCCCCCGGCGAGCTGGTCCACAAGGTGCCGACGGCCGACCTGGAGACCCTTGACCCGGGCAAGCCGGACGAGGACGCGCTCGGTGTGAGCTACGACCAGATCGACGACTTCCTTGAGGGCCGCGCGGTCGACGCCGCGGCCGCCGAGGCCATCGTCCGCCGCTACCGGCTCACCGAGCACAAGCGGGCGCTGCCGATCGCGCCCTGA
- a CDS encoding glycosyltransferase family 4 protein: MKITLLLHNAYAIGGTVRTTFNLAAALADRHDVEIVSMLRHREVPRFTVDPRVRLVPLVDTRVGSEDMADPLFGEPAQDFPQAEKRHHQYSRLTDVRAAEFLRTTDADVLIGTRPGINVYLARFGPRRALRIAQEHLRHDAHSKRLRAELARHYRTLDALVTTTEADAAVYRARMPLPGVRVLAVPNIVPAPDVPPSRGTSKVIAAAGRLVRGKRFDLLIEAFSAVAAKHPDWRLRIHGGGAERAQLQGLIDGLGLNGQAELTGPVSPIEAEFTKASIVASASDAESFGMTLVEAMRCGVPVVSTDCPLGPAEIIHDGTDGLLVPRGDGRAMAGALLQLIEDPQRRRDMAAAALESSHRYDPEPIAERYELLFQELRSTRTARAWRRTLARGRGAARRLVRRALRR; this comes from the coding sequence ATGAAGATCACCCTCCTGCTGCACAACGCCTACGCCATCGGCGGCACCGTCCGCACCACCTTCAACCTCGCCGCCGCCCTCGCCGACCGGCACGACGTCGAGATCGTCTCGATGCTGCGGCACCGCGAGGTCCCGCGTTTCACCGTGGACCCCCGGGTGCGGCTGGTGCCGCTGGTGGACACCCGCGTCGGCAGCGAGGACATGGCCGATCCGCTGTTCGGCGAGCCCGCGCAGGACTTCCCGCAGGCCGAGAAGCGGCACCACCAGTACAGCCGGCTGACCGACGTCCGGGCCGCGGAGTTCCTGCGCACCACCGACGCGGACGTGCTGATCGGCACCCGGCCCGGCATCAACGTCTACCTGGCGCGGTTCGGCCCCCGCCGGGCCCTGCGGATCGCCCAGGAGCACCTGAGACACGACGCCCACAGCAAGCGGCTCCGGGCCGAACTCGCCCGCCATTACCGGACGCTGGACGCCCTGGTCACCACCACCGAGGCGGATGCCGCGGTCTACCGCGCGCGGATGCCGCTGCCGGGCGTACGGGTCCTGGCGGTACCCAACATCGTGCCCGCACCGGACGTGCCGCCATCCCGGGGCACCTCGAAGGTGATCGCGGCGGCCGGCCGGCTGGTCCGCGGCAAGCGCTTCGACCTGCTGATCGAGGCGTTCTCCGCGGTCGCCGCCAAACACCCCGACTGGCGGCTGCGGATACACGGCGGCGGCGCCGAGCGCGCACAGCTCCAGGGGCTGATCGACGGGCTCGGACTGAACGGGCAGGCGGAGCTGACCGGGCCGGTTTCCCCGATAGAGGCGGAGTTCACCAAGGCGTCGATCGTCGCCTCGGCCTCGGACGCCGAGTCCTTCGGCATGACCCTCGTCGAGGCGATGCGCTGCGGCGTTCCGGTCGTCAGCACCGACTGCCCGCTGGGCCCGGCCGAGATCATTCACGACGGTACGGACGGGCTGCTGGTGCCGCGCGGCGACGGCCGGGCGATGGCCGGCGCGCTCCTCCAGCTCATCGAGGACCCGCAGCGCCGCCGCGACATGGCCGCGGCAGCGCTGGAGAGTTCGCACCGCTACGACCCGGAGCCGATCGCCGAGCGCTACGAGCTCCTTTTCCAGGAGCTCCGGTCGACGCGCACCGCCCGCGCCTGGCGGCGCACCCTCGCGCGGGGCCGGGGCGCCGCCCGGCGGCTGGTGCGGCGGGCCCTGCGGCGCTGA
- the dgt gene encoding dGTP triphosphohydrolase produces MRPATYSDEDLEQHSLRRRVPDDGQRSGFEHDVDRILYSTQWRALAGKSQVVASAELGAYHTRLTHSMKVAQLGRRMAERLERRYGGPAPALVEAACMAHDIGHPPFGHAGELALRATMDDLHFADGVLDSFEGNAQTLRVLTFLAAHKYPGHRGLHLTRACLDAATKYPWERAPVDQDPARHVKWGVYVADREAFSWVRAGRTDTAVPVEEQVMDWADDVTYACHDVEDFYRTGLIPLAALFPPDGAAGADTERETRRFLDYVQAKRAREGESFDRDAALVMMADIGKRLAVPAPYSGSHEDAVAVNRRTSNLISYFTRGIELEVGGAAAIRYGARLVIPPERRAACDLLKELVWCYVIDRPALATQQHGKRRVVSELLRWTHDAPELLPPDRAEELALHGDRLRACADHVASLTEDQALALHRRLSGTGLGSVNDNVWL; encoded by the coding sequence ATGCGACCTGCCACATACAGCGATGAGGACCTTGAGCAGCACTCCCTCCGGCGACGGGTGCCCGACGACGGGCAGCGGTCCGGCTTCGAGCACGACGTCGACCGGATCCTGTACTCGACCCAGTGGCGGGCGCTGGCCGGCAAGAGCCAGGTGGTGGCGAGCGCCGAGCTGGGCGCGTACCACACCCGGCTGACCCACTCCATGAAGGTGGCGCAGCTGGGCCGGCGGATGGCGGAGCGGCTGGAGCGCCGTTACGGCGGGCCCGCCCCGGCGCTCGTCGAGGCGGCGTGCATGGCCCACGACATCGGCCACCCGCCCTTCGGGCACGCGGGTGAGCTGGCGCTGCGCGCCACGATGGACGACCTGCACTTCGCCGACGGTGTGCTGGACAGCTTCGAGGGCAATGCGCAGACCCTGCGGGTGCTGACCTTTCTCGCCGCCCACAAATACCCGGGCCACCGCGGACTGCACCTGACCCGCGCCTGTCTGGATGCCGCCACCAAATACCCGTGGGAGCGGGCGCCCGTCGACCAGGACCCGGCGCGGCATGTGAAGTGGGGGGTGTACGTCGCCGACCGCGAGGCGTTCTCCTGGGTGCGGGCCGGCCGTACGGACACCGCCGTACCGGTCGAGGAGCAGGTCATGGACTGGGCGGACGACGTCACCTACGCCTGCCACGACGTGGAGGACTTCTACCGTACGGGCCTGATCCCGCTGGCCGCGCTGTTCCCGCCGGACGGGGCGGCGGGCGCCGACACCGAGCGGGAGACCCGCCGTTTCCTGGACTATGTGCAGGCCAAGCGGGCGCGCGAGGGCGAGTCCTTCGACCGTGACGCGGCGCTGGTGATGATGGCGGACATCGGCAAGCGGCTGGCGGTGCCCGCTCCGTACAGCGGCAGCCATGAGGACGCGGTCGCGGTCAATCGCCGCACCTCCAATCTGATCTCGTACTTCACCCGTGGGATCGAGCTGGAGGTGGGCGGCGCGGCCGCGATCCGCTACGGCGCGCGGCTGGTGATCCCGCCGGAGCGGCGGGCCGCCTGCGATCTGCTCAAGGAGCTGGTGTGGTGCTACGTCATCGACCGGCCCGCACTGGCCACCCAGCAGCACGGCAAGCGGCGGGTGGTGAGCGAGCTGCTGCGCTGGACCCATGACGCACCCGAGCTGCTGCCGCCGGACCGCGCCGAGGAGCTGGCACTGCACGGCGACCGGCTGCGTGCCTGCGCGGACCATGTGGCCTCGCTGACCGAGGACCAGGCGCTGGCCCTGCACCGGCGGCTGTCCGGCACCGGCCTGGGGTCGGTCAACGACAACGTGTGGCTGTGA
- a CDS encoding DsbA family protein, translated as MPVSASPTRKLAAIGAVIALVVAVIAIGVAIGKSADGDRGTGRGNAPEAAASDAPEEDPAQQKMFDDLAKRTSRREDGDPLAVGRKDAPVVLVEYADYQCSFCGRFTRETQPGLIKKFVDAGTLRIEFRNFTVFGADSERAARASWAAGQQGKFWQLHDELYAKTRKGKALAEDKLVELARSSGVADIDKFRTDMKSKDAERALKKDQDEGYQLGVQSTPSFLINGRPVAGAQPAEVFAQAVKDAAARADKNGAADKNGSADKNGAEDKNGAKGKGEPTGKNGAADKDGPADKKAGE; from the coding sequence ATGCCCGTTTCCGCCTCTCCCACCCGCAAACTGGCCGCCATCGGCGCGGTCATCGCCCTTGTCGTGGCCGTCATCGCCATCGGGGTCGCCATCGGTAAGTCCGCCGACGGCGACCGCGGCACCGGCCGCGGCAACGCCCCCGAGGCCGCAGCCTCCGACGCGCCCGAGGAGGACCCCGCACAGCAGAAGATGTTCGACGACCTCGCCAAGCGGACCAGCCGGCGCGAGGACGGCGATCCGCTGGCCGTCGGCAGGAAGGACGCCCCGGTGGTCCTGGTCGAATACGCCGACTACCAGTGCTCGTTCTGCGGCCGCTTCACCCGCGAGACCCAGCCCGGTCTGATCAAGAAGTTCGTCGACGCGGGCACCCTGCGCATCGAATTCCGCAACTTCACCGTCTTCGGCGCCGACTCCGAGCGGGCCGCCCGTGCCTCCTGGGCCGCCGGGCAGCAGGGCAAGTTCTGGCAGCTCCACGACGAGCTGTACGCCAAGACCCGTAAGGGCAAGGCGCTCGCCGAGGACAAGCTCGTCGAACTGGCCCGCAGCAGCGGTGTGGCGGATATCGACAAGTTCCGTACGGACATGAAGAGCAAGGACGCCGAGCGGGCGCTGAAGAAGGATCAGGACGAGGGGTACCAGCTCGGGGTGCAGTCCACGCCGTCCTTCCTGATCAACGGCCGGCCGGTCGCCGGGGCCCAGCCCGCCGAGGTCTTCGCCCAGGCCGTCAAGGATGCCGCGGCGCGGGCGGACAAGAACGGGGCGGCGGACAAGAACGGGTCGGCGGACAAGAACGGGGCCGAGGACAAGAACGGGGCGAAGGGCAAGGGCGAGCCGACCGGCAAGAACGGGGCGGCGGACAAGGACGGACCGGCGGACAAGAAGGCCGGGGAATGA
- a CDS encoding phosphatase PAP2 family protein — MTHLAFGGASIDGGPYTRIVYLAQHAPPALNTLLSYWTDYGLALFAALMLIGWWRARSGASGAMALALATPLVVVAAFLVNDLVKMLFDEQRPCRTLHTATVEACPGPGDWSFPSNHSAIAAAAAVALLLCDRQLGRIAVPAALLMAASRVWVGAHYPHDVAAGLIAGALVARLLTPLARRAAPAVDRIRATRLRPLVAAR; from the coding sequence GTGACCCACCTCGCCTTCGGGGGAGCCTCGATCGACGGCGGCCCGTACACCCGGATCGTCTACCTCGCCCAGCACGCCCCGCCCGCCCTGAACACCCTCCTCTCCTACTGGACCGACTACGGCCTCGCCCTCTTCGCCGCCCTGATGCTGATCGGCTGGTGGCGCGCCAGAAGCGGTGCCTCCGGTGCCATGGCGCTGGCACTGGCCACGCCACTCGTCGTGGTCGCCGCCTTCCTCGTCAACGACCTCGTCAAGATGCTCTTCGACGAACAGCGGCCCTGCCGGACACTCCACACCGCCACCGTCGAGGCCTGTCCCGGCCCCGGCGACTGGTCCTTCCCCAGCAACCACTCCGCCATCGCCGCCGCGGCCGCGGTCGCCCTGCTGCTGTGCGACCGGCAACTGGGCCGGATCGCCGTACCGGCCGCGCTCCTGATGGCGGCCTCACGCGTCTGGGTCGGCGCGCACTACCCGCACGACGTCGCCGCCGGCCTGATCGCCGGCGCCCTAGTGGCCCGCCTGCTCACCCCCCTCGCCCGCCGCGCGGCCCCCGCCGTCGACCGGATCCGCGCCACCCGGCT
- a CDS encoding M56 family metallopeptidase produces MIFAVWIPLLMPLLAVPAARRLAESLPPRAAAWLLTGCAVALAGCTTAALGLLLTAGALRLPPVAALGHLSLPLLGDDPVVSVPAAGAAAGLLLAAALAVAHRTRRHHTELRTARLATDAHPASGDLCVLPHAAPDAYALPGRPGRPGRVVVTAGMLRALSADEREALFAHERAHLAGRHHLFLLTAALAAVCHPLLRSLHAPLAYALERWADETAASRVGDRRVTARAIGRAALAARPAAAGAHRPGTVLAATTGPVPRRVAALLAPERPAPPPPRTAVHGRRLIAAAALLACLGVSAASALDAATDLHETVEVAQGGGSLRFASAHVFDCPAVGAPSCFTRAASETRRATPTAGKPKT; encoded by the coding sequence ATGATCTTCGCCGTATGGATCCCCCTGCTGATGCCGCTGCTCGCGGTGCCGGCCGCCCGCCGTCTGGCGGAGTCGCTGCCGCCGCGCGCCGCGGCCTGGCTGCTGACCGGCTGCGCGGTCGCGCTGGCCGGCTGTACGACCGCGGCGCTCGGCCTGCTGCTGACCGCCGGGGCACTTCGGCTGCCGCCGGTCGCCGCCCTGGGCCATCTCTCCCTGCCGCTGCTGGGCGACGATCCGGTCGTGTCGGTGCCCGCCGCCGGTGCCGCCGCCGGTCTGCTCCTCGCCGCCGCCCTCGCCGTCGCCCATCGCACCCGCCGCCACCACACCGAACTGCGCACCGCCCGCCTCGCCACCGACGCCCACCCCGCCTCCGGCGATCTGTGCGTCCTGCCGCACGCCGCGCCCGACGCCTACGCCCTGCCGGGACGGCCGGGGCGACCGGGCCGGGTGGTGGTCACGGCCGGGATGCTGCGGGCGCTGTCCGCGGACGAGCGGGAGGCGCTGTTCGCCCATGAACGCGCCCATCTCGCGGGCCGGCACCATCTCTTCCTGCTCACGGCCGCGCTGGCCGCGGTCTGCCACCCCCTGCTCCGGTCCCTGCACGCCCCGCTGGCCTACGCCCTGGAGCGCTGGGCCGATGAAACCGCCGCGTCCCGGGTGGGCGACCGCCGCGTCACGGCCCGCGCCATCGGCCGCGCCGCGCTGGCCGCCCGCCCCGCCGCCGCAGGCGCACACCGCCCCGGCACTGTGCTCGCCGCGACCACCGGCCCGGTACCCCGCCGGGTCGCCGCCCTGCTGGCCCCCGAGCGGCCCGCGCCCCCTCCGCCGCGCACCGCCGTCCACGGCCGCCGCCTGATCGCCGCGGCCGCCCTGCTTGCCTGCCTGGGTGTATCCGCAGCCTCCGCCCTCGACGCGGCGACGGATCTCCACGAGACCGTGGAGGTGGCTCAGGGGGGCGGTTCGCTGCGCTTTGCCTCTGCCCACGTTTTCGACTGTCCCGCCGTCGGGGCCCCGTCGTGTTTCACCCGCGCAGCGAGCGAAACACGACGAGCAACCCCCACGGCGGGAAAGCCAAAAACGTAG
- a CDS encoding GH25 family lysozyme: MLHGVDVSSSNTSYSAEGLDFVFVKATEGRSYINPHQSAQASKARKAGCVVGFYHFLWPGNIAAQAQYFVEKCASVQGDLLACDWERTGEGTYASNAQKDQFLHAVKKLRPTHRVLLYCNRDFWLNHDSTSYAADGLWIADYVSAGHPRIKAKWRIHQYTDQPLDKDVADFSTKAALKKWAHPA, from the coding sequence ATGCTGCATGGTGTCGATGTCAGCTCCTCCAACACCTCGTACTCCGCCGAGGGGCTGGACTTCGTTTTCGTCAAGGCCACCGAAGGCCGCTCCTACATCAATCCACACCAGTCCGCACAGGCCTCAAAGGCCCGTAAAGCGGGCTGTGTGGTGGGTTTCTACCACTTTCTGTGGCCGGGCAATATCGCCGCCCAGGCGCAATACTTCGTCGAGAAATGCGCCTCGGTCCAGGGCGACCTCCTCGCCTGCGACTGGGAGCGCACCGGCGAGGGGACCTACGCGAGCAATGCACAGAAAGACCAGTTCCTGCACGCGGTGAAAAAGCTCCGCCCCACCCACCGCGTGCTGCTCTACTGCAACCGCGACTTCTGGCTGAACCACGACAGCACGTCCTACGCGGCCGACGGCCTGTGGATCGCCGACTATGTCTCCGCCGGACATCCGCGGATCAAGGCGAAGTGGCGCATTCACCAGTACACCGACCAGCCGCTGGACAAGGACGTCGCGGACTTCTCGACCAAGGCCGCCCTCAAGAAGTGGGCGCACCCGGCATAA